One genomic window of Haloferax mediterranei ATCC 33500 includes the following:
- a CDS encoding O-acetylhomoserine aminocarboxypropyltransferase/cysteine synthase family protein — translation MSDDDTPGFSTRSLHAGQDPDPDTGARAPPLYQTTSYVFDDAADAAAQFALEKPGHIYSRLMNPTVGMLQERLASLEGGVGAVATSSGMAAFDLANFLLASAGDNIVSASSLYGGTYTYLTHTVERRGVTTRFVDTLDVDAYEEAIDEDTAFVHLETIGNPALVTPDIEAIAEVAHNHGTPLFVDNTFATPYLCNPIEHGADLVWQSTTKWIHGAGTTIGGVLVDGGTFPWDEYADDYPEIAKPNPAYHGVNFSETFGDAAFTYAAIARGLRDLGNSQSPFDAWQTLEKLESLPLRMRAHCENAQAVAEFLDDHEKVSWVNYPGLESHETHEAASKYLDGGAASSVSGTSAGGTSAGGYGGMITFGLADGYEAAKGTVNNVELASLLANVGDAKTLVIHPASTTHQQLTEEEQTAAGVTPDMVRLSVGIEDVDDIIADLDQAIRAASN, via the coding sequence ATGAGTGACGATGACACGCCCGGGTTCAGCACCCGGAGCCTGCACGCCGGACAGGACCCCGACCCCGATACCGGCGCTCGCGCACCACCACTGTATCAGACTACGTCGTACGTCTTCGATGATGCCGCCGACGCTGCGGCGCAGTTCGCCCTCGAAAAACCCGGCCACATCTACTCCCGCCTGATGAACCCGACGGTCGGGATGCTGCAGGAACGCCTCGCTTCGCTCGAAGGCGGCGTGGGCGCGGTCGCCACCTCGTCCGGCATGGCCGCGTTCGACCTCGCAAACTTTCTGCTTGCCTCCGCGGGTGACAACATCGTCTCGGCCTCCTCGCTCTACGGCGGAACCTACACGTACCTCACGCATACCGTCGAGCGCCGGGGCGTCACGACTCGTTTCGTCGACACGCTCGACGTGGACGCCTACGAGGAAGCCATCGACGAGGACACCGCCTTCGTCCACCTCGAAACCATCGGCAATCCGGCGCTCGTGACACCCGACATCGAGGCTATCGCCGAGGTGGCTCACAACCACGGAACGCCGCTTTTCGTGGACAACACGTTCGCGACGCCCTACCTGTGCAACCCCATCGAACACGGCGCAGACCTCGTCTGGCAGTCCACGACGAAATGGATTCACGGTGCCGGAACGACCATCGGCGGGGTTCTCGTCGACGGCGGCACCTTCCCGTGGGACGAATACGCCGACGACTACCCCGAGATTGCCAAGCCGAACCCGGCGTACCACGGCGTCAACTTCTCGGAGACGTTCGGCGACGCCGCGTTCACCTACGCGGCCATCGCCCGTGGCCTGCGCGACCTCGGTAACTCCCAGTCGCCGTTCGACGCGTGGCAGACGCTCGAAAAGCTCGAATCGCTCCCGCTTCGGATGCGCGCACACTGCGAGAATGCCCAGGCCGTCGCGGAGTTCTTAGACGACCACGAGAAGGTGTCGTGGGTAAACTACCCCGGTCTCGAATCCCACGAGACCCACGAGGCAGCCTCGAAATATCTCGACGGGGGTGCCGCGAGCAGTGTGAGTGGCACCTCGGCGGGCGGAACGTCCGCCGGTGGGTACGGTGGTATGATTACCTTCGGCCTCGCCGACGGCTACGAGGCCGCGAAAGGCACTGTCAACAACGTCGAACTCGCGTCGCTCCTCGCCAACGTCGGCGACGCGAAGACGCTCGTCATCCACCCCGCGTCGACGACGCACCAGCAACTCACCGAAGAAGAACAGACTGCGGCGGGCGTCACGCCCGATATGGTCCGCCTCTCGGTCGGAATCGAGGACGTTGACGATATTATCGCCGACCTCGACCAGGCTATCCGCGCGGCGTCGAACTAA
- the metX gene encoding homoserine O-acetyltransferase MetX, protein MSRTRTPVGRQVESGVIDLGEHQFESGEYIPNLHVAYEAYGEFTGENAVVVCHGLTGSQHVAGHGTESGVSGQARAWWSDIVGPGKAIDTNEYYVVCVNVPGSCYGTSGPASEGPDGEPWGTDFPPVTVTDWTHAQRRLLDSLGVGRLHAVVGGSVGGMNALDWAVQYPDDVERIVVVASAARLDPQCLGLDAVARRAITTDPNWNGGDYYGEDRPSPDAGLGLARQIGHLMYLSKDSMDRKFGRRSAGRGGRGDAYPADSAAAFFPYREVESYLDYQAEKFTERFDANSYLYLTRAMDDFDLSEGYESDAAALAAYEGEALLVSFTGDWHFTTEQSEALAGEFRRVGVPVAHHIIESDHGHDAFLVEPEKVGPPLEDFVAEGVAGRAVTDTATDGGESELEADFAPVHSSLFSR, encoded by the coding sequence ATGAGTCGAACACGGACGCCAGTTGGGCGACAGGTCGAATCGGGAGTTATCGACCTCGGCGAACACCAGTTCGAGTCGGGCGAATACATTCCTAATCTGCACGTGGCCTACGAGGCCTACGGCGAGTTCACGGGCGAAAACGCGGTCGTCGTCTGCCACGGTCTCACCGGCAGCCAACACGTCGCGGGCCACGGAACCGAATCGGGCGTCTCCGGACAGGCACGCGCGTGGTGGTCCGACATCGTCGGGCCGGGCAAGGCCATCGACACGAACGAGTACTACGTCGTCTGCGTGAACGTTCCGGGGTCGTGTTACGGTACCAGCGGCCCGGCGAGCGAGGGTCCCGACGGCGAACCGTGGGGGACGGACTTCCCGCCAGTCACCGTCACGGATTGGACCCACGCCCAGCGGCGACTGCTCGACTCCCTCGGCGTCGGCCGACTCCACGCCGTCGTCGGCGGGTCAGTCGGCGGGATGAACGCCCTCGATTGGGCCGTCCAGTATCCCGACGACGTAGAGCGCATCGTCGTCGTCGCGTCCGCGGCGCGCCTCGACCCGCAGTGTCTCGGTCTCGATGCTGTCGCTCGGCGCGCCATCACGACCGACCCGAACTGGAACGGCGGCGACTACTACGGCGAGGACCGCCCGTCGCCCGACGCGGGCCTCGGACTCGCCCGGCAAATCGGCCACCTGATGTACCTCTCGAAGGACTCGATGGACAGGAAGTTCGGCCGGCGGTCTGCGGGACGCGGCGGCCGCGGCGACGCCTACCCGGCGGACTCGGCCGCGGCGTTCTTCCCCTACCGCGAGGTCGAGTCGTACCTCGACTACCAGGCCGAGAAGTTCACGGAGCGGTTCGACGCTAACTCGTATCTCTACCTCACGCGAGCCATGGACGACTTCGACCTCTCGGAAGGGTACGAGTCGGACGCTGCTGCGCTTGCCGCGTACGAAGGCGAGGCACTCCTCGTCTCGTTCACCGGCGACTGGCATTTCACGACCGAACAGTCAGAGGCGCTAGCAGGTGAATTCCGGCGTGTCGGTGTCCCGGTCGCGCACCACATTATCGAGTCCGACCACGGCCACGACGCCTTCCTCGTCGAACCCGAGAAGGTCGGCCCGCCGCTCGAAGACTTCGTCGCCGAAGGCGTCGCGGGTCGGGCCGTGACTGACACAGCGACTGATGGCGGCGAATCCGAGTTAGAGGCGGATTTCGCGCCGGTTCATTCGTCACTGTTCAGTCGGTAA
- a CDS encoding O-acetylhomoserine aminocarboxypropyltransferase/cysteine synthase family protein yields MTRGFRTRGLHAGQDPDPATGARAPPLYQTTSYVFEDADHAADLYALEADGDVYSRISNPTTRILEHRLAALEAGVDAVATASGMAAIDAITTVLASVGDNVVLSEDMYGGTASYFSKTTPRRGIEARTVETLDIDAYADAIDGDTAFVHVETVANPSLKTPDFEAIAEVAHDNRVPLVVDNTFATPALCRPIEHGADIVWESTTKWLHGSGTTIGGVVVDGGTFPWDAADYDELSGSNPAFGVDFVERFGERAFAEAVRQRAVRSTGSCQSPFDAWQTLQGVETLALRMEAHCENARRVAEFLRDREGVAWVTYPGFEDHETHDLASRYLEGGYAGMLTFGLDGEDDEAAYGAAKTVCESVDLVSFLANIGDAKTVLIHPASTTHAQLSIDEQRAAGVAPDMLRLSVGIEDADDIIADLDQAIECALNQQAQDGVVDDGAADDEGEDQ; encoded by the coding sequence ATGACCAGAGGTTTCCGCACTCGCGGTCTCCACGCCGGGCAGGACCCCGACCCGGCGACAGGGGCCCGCGCCCCGCCACTCTACCAGACTACGTCGTACGTCTTCGAGGACGCAGACCACGCCGCGGACCTGTACGCCCTCGAAGCCGATGGTGACGTGTACTCCCGTATCTCGAACCCGACGACTCGTATCCTCGAACACCGACTCGCCGCCCTCGAAGCGGGTGTCGATGCGGTTGCCACCGCCTCGGGAATGGCCGCTATCGACGCTATCACGACCGTTCTCGCGTCCGTCGGCGACAACGTCGTGCTCTCCGAAGACATGTACGGCGGGACGGCCTCGTACTTCTCGAAGACGACTCCTCGGCGCGGTATCGAGGCCCGGACCGTCGAAACGCTGGATATCGACGCCTACGCCGACGCCATCGACGGGGACACCGCGTTCGTCCACGTCGAGACGGTGGCGAATCCGTCGCTCAAGACGCCGGATTTCGAAGCCATCGCCGAAGTCGCCCACGACAACCGTGTTCCGCTCGTCGTAGACAACACGTTCGCGACACCCGCGCTTTGTCGACCCATCGAACACGGTGCTGACATCGTCTGGGAGTCCACGACGAAGTGGCTCCACGGGTCCGGCACGACTATCGGCGGCGTCGTCGTCGACGGCGGGACCTTCCCGTGGGACGCGGCCGACTACGACGAACTCTCCGGGTCGAACCCGGCGTTCGGCGTCGATTTCGTCGAGCGATTCGGCGAGCGCGCCTTCGCGGAGGCCGTCCGCCAGCGTGCAGTTCGGAGTACCGGTAGTTGCCAGTCTCCCTTCGATGCGTGGCAGACGCTCCAAGGCGTCGAAACCCTCGCGCTCCGAATGGAAGCCCACTGCGAGAACGCCCGTCGGGTTGCGGAGTTCCTTCGGGACCGCGAGGGCGTCGCGTGGGTCACCTACCCCGGATTCGAGGACCACGAGACGCACGACCTCGCGTCGCGGTATTTGGAGGGTGGATACGCGGGCATGCTCACGTTCGGTCTCGACGGCGAGGACGACGAGGCAGCCTACGGAGCCGCAAAGACCGTCTGCGAGTCGGTCGACCTCGTGAGCTTCCTCGCCAATATCGGCGACGCGAAGACGGTCCTCATTCACCCGGCATCGACGACCCACGCCCAGCTCTCGATTGACGAACAGCGCGCTGCGGGTGTCGCACCCGACATGCTCCGCCTCTCGGTCGGTATCGAGGACGCCGACGACATCATCGCCGACCTCGACCAGGCAATCGAGTGCGCACTGAACCAGCAGGCGCAGGATGGGGTTGTGGACGATGGTGCGGCGGACGACGAAGGGGAGGACCAATGA
- a CDS encoding helix-turn-helix domain-containing protein, which translates to MKCLRAHFDNEENPFGSPYDLFTVDGQRPCGELRDLRLRPDGTVVELCILENAPPDIESRLDEHPDIVDFDVGETSDGGVVCHVHLVPNDDVRRLLELVDEHDLLLDTPIRLTHDGVVVNVLGNHTQLTGAVSSLPESFTDAFCVEGLSDYEPVRNGVRAELTHRQREVLETAVESGYYDIPRQISIEELATELECSPSTVSEHLRKVESRVLTQLR; encoded by the coding sequence ATGAAGTGTCTCCGGGCTCACTTCGACAACGAAGAAAACCCGTTCGGGAGCCCCTACGACCTGTTTACCGTCGATGGCCAGCGGCCGTGCGGCGAGTTGCGCGACCTCCGTCTCCGGCCCGACGGAACTGTCGTCGAGCTGTGTATTCTCGAGAACGCACCACCGGATATCGAGTCTCGACTCGATGAACACCCCGATATCGTCGATTTCGACGTTGGGGAAACTTCCGATGGTGGCGTCGTGTGCCACGTCCACCTCGTCCCCAACGATGACGTGCGACGGTTGCTCGAACTCGTCGACGAACACGACCTGTTACTCGACACCCCGATTCGACTCACCCACGATGGCGTCGTCGTCAACGTCCTCGGGAATCACACACAGCTCACCGGTGCCGTCTCGTCACTGCCGGAATCCTTCACGGACGCCTTCTGCGTCGAGGGACTTTCGGACTACGAACCGGTGCGAAATGGCGTGCGCGCCGAGCTCACCCACCGCCAGCGAGAGGTCCTCGAAACCGCCGTCGAAAGCGGTTACTACGACATTCCGCGGCAGATTTCTATCGAAGAACTCGCCACCGAACTCGAGTGTTCGCCGAGTACCGTCTCCGAACATCTCCGCAAGGTGGAATCGAGAGTACTGACCCAACTTAGGTAG
- a CDS encoding cytochrome P450: MSEAPQKRREQPPGPSGVPVVQNTFQYADDPLEFITDVAREHGPVAEYDIGGISFYQVSDPELAEHVLVQENQRYIKGELFQDSLGTVLGEGLLTSEGEFWRQQRHLMQPAFFPQMLKRYSEIMVEYTERMLSSWEDGETRDIHEDMMSLTVEIAAKTLFDVDIREEESAVGDALETVMDYSSTSMRRPVDVPQWVPTPRNRRYKQALEDLTEVVGRIVEEHREGELDPESNDIVSLLLTFRDDDGNPLPDKQIRDELVTILLAGHETTALALTYTLHLLGTNPEQADTLRDELDSVLDGDSPTFTDLDDMTYTEQVITEGMRIYPPVWELVREAAEPDTIGGYDIEPGQTVSAQQWVIHRDPRFYDDPLEFRPSRWTKEFKRDLPKFAYFPFGGGPRRCIGDRFALLEARLALATIAQSWTVDPTHELEFDPSITLRPEGTVEMVVNRR, from the coding sequence ATGTCAGAAGCACCGCAGAAACGCCGCGAACAACCCCCAGGCCCGTCTGGCGTGCCAGTGGTACAGAACACGTTCCAGTACGCGGACGACCCGCTCGAGTTCATCACCGATGTCGCCCGTGAACACGGTCCGGTCGCCGAATACGACATCGGCGGTATTTCGTTCTATCAGGTGAGCGACCCCGAACTCGCCGAACACGTCCTCGTTCAGGAGAACCAGCGGTACATCAAGGGCGAACTCTTCCAGGATTCGCTCGGGACGGTGCTCGGCGAAGGTCTTCTCACCAGCGAAGGCGAGTTCTGGCGGCAGCAGCGCCACCTGATGCAGCCGGCGTTCTTCCCGCAGATGCTCAAGCGGTACAGCGAGATAATGGTCGAGTACACGGAACGGATGCTGTCGTCGTGGGAGGACGGCGAGACGCGGGACATCCACGAGGACATGATGAGCCTCACGGTCGAAATCGCCGCCAAGACGCTCTTCGACGTGGACATCCGCGAAGAGGAATCGGCCGTCGGTGACGCGCTCGAAACCGTCATGGACTACTCGTCGACTTCGATGCGTCGCCCCGTCGACGTGCCGCAGTGGGTCCCGACCCCGCGCAACCGCCGGTACAAGCAGGCGCTCGAAGACCTCACCGAGGTCGTCGGCCGCATCGTCGAGGAGCACAGGGAGGGCGAACTCGATCCCGAGTCGAACGACATCGTCTCGCTTCTGTTGACCTTCCGCGACGACGACGGCAACCCGCTTCCGGACAAGCAGATTCGAGACGAGTTGGTCACCATCCTGCTCGCCGGCCACGAGACGACGGCGCTCGCGCTTACCTACACGCTCCACCTCCTCGGCACCAATCCCGAGCAGGCTGACACCCTCCGCGACGAACTCGACAGCGTCCTCGACGGCGACAGTCCCACGTTCACCGACCTCGACGACATGACGTACACCGAGCAGGTCATCACTGAGGGGATGCGCATCTACCCGCCCGTCTGGGAACTCGTCCGCGAAGCCGCCGAACCCGATACCATCGGCGGCTACGACATCGAACCGGGTCAGACGGTGTCGGCCCAGCAGTGGGTCATCCACCGCGACCCCCGGTTCTACGACGACCCGCTCGAGTTCCGCCCGAGTCGGTGGACGAAGGAGTTCAAGCGCGACCTGCCGAAGTTCGCGTACTTCCCGTTCGGTGGCGGTCCGCGCCGCTGTATCGGTGACCGGTTCGCGCTCCTCGAAGCGCGCCTCGCACTCGCGACGATTGCGCAGTCGTGGACCGTCGACCCGACCCACGAACTCGAATTCGACCCCTCGATTACCCTCCGCCCCGAGGGTACCGTCGAGATGGTCGTCAACCGTCGCTAA